One window from the genome of Osmerus eperlanus chromosome 3, fOsmEpe2.1, whole genome shotgun sequence encodes:
- the LOC134017436 gene encoding uncharacterized protein C3orf38 homolog isoform X1, with protein sequence MQGLTHIERNGCKKMLGLLSKGDILSLTDTVTNKMIAVESVKEAVEAILSYSNCAEELLKRKKVHRDVIFKYLAKEGVVIPSNSEKHQLIKKTLEFWSNATVKTEKVVVSQSPDTEAEQRVSVTAEAAGEAVFEPLALARQFCQWFYQLLNSQNPSLGQPPQDWGPQHFWEDVRLCLLTSINGQQTEEFHGSELASLRLLALARDERLLLSPNLEPHGLRALSSPHGLVLVAVAGTIHRDRACLGIFEQVFGLIRSPLDKNQWKIKFVNLKIRGQDSLSGAEELVSPALTCDSSELQLLCS encoded by the exons ATGCAAGGTTTGACCCATATAGAGCGTAACGGCTGTAAAAAAATGTTGGGTCTTTTGTCAAAAGGAGACATATTGTCCCTTACTGACACAGTCACCAATAAGATGATTGCTGTGGAGAGTGTCAAAG AGGCTGTGGAGGCGATTCTTTCATACTCAAATTGTGCCGAGGAACTGTTGAAACGAAAGAAGGTACACCGTGACGTCATATTCAAGTATCTAGCAAAGGAAGGCGTCGTCATACCATCAAACAGCGAGAAACACCAGTTGATCAAGAAAACATTAGAGTTCTGGTCAAACGCTACAGTAAAAACTGAAAAG GTCGTTGTTAGTCAGAGCCCAGACACTGAAGCAGAGCAAAGGGTCTCAGTGACAGCTGAGGCTGCGGGGGAAGCTGTCTTTGAACCGTTAGCCTTGGCACGACAGTTCTGCCAATGGTTCTACCAGCTCTTGAACAGCCAGAACCCCTCTCTGGGCCAGCCACCTCAAGACTGGGGTCCACAACACTTCTGGGAGGATGTGAGGCTGTGCCTTCTCACCAG CATCAATGGGCAGCAGACGGAGGAGTTCCATGGTTCTGAACTGGCCAGTCTGCGCCTGTTAGCCTTGGCCAGGGATGAGAGGCTCCTCCTGAGCCCCAACCTGGAGCCCCATGGCCTCAGGGCTCTGTCCTCCCCCCATGGCCTGGTGCTGGTGGCTGTGGCTGGGACTATCCACAGAGACAGAGCCTGCCTTGGAATCTTTGAGCAGGTCTTTGGTCTCATCCGCTCCCCTCTGGACAAAAACCAATGGAAGATTAAGTTTGTGAACTTGAAGATCAGAGGACAGGACTCTCTGAGTGGGGCTGAGGAGCTAGTGTCTCCTGCTCTGACTTGTGACTCCAGTGAGCTTCAGCTCCTCTGTAGCTGA
- the LOC134017436 gene encoding uncharacterized protein C3orf38 homolog isoform X2 — protein MIAVESVKEAVEAILSYSNCAEELLKRKKVHRDVIFKYLAKEGVVIPSNSEKHQLIKKTLEFWSNATVKTEKVVVSQSPDTEAEQRVSVTAEAAGEAVFEPLALARQFCQWFYQLLNSQNPSLGQPPQDWGPQHFWEDVRLCLLTSINGQQTEEFHGSELASLRLLALARDERLLLSPNLEPHGLRALSSPHGLVLVAVAGTIHRDRACLGIFEQVFGLIRSPLDKNQWKIKFVNLKIRGQDSLSGAEELVSPALTCDSSELQLLCS, from the exons ATGATTGCTGTGGAGAGTGTCAAAG AGGCTGTGGAGGCGATTCTTTCATACTCAAATTGTGCCGAGGAACTGTTGAAACGAAAGAAGGTACACCGTGACGTCATATTCAAGTATCTAGCAAAGGAAGGCGTCGTCATACCATCAAACAGCGAGAAACACCAGTTGATCAAGAAAACATTAGAGTTCTGGTCAAACGCTACAGTAAAAACTGAAAAG GTCGTTGTTAGTCAGAGCCCAGACACTGAAGCAGAGCAAAGGGTCTCAGTGACAGCTGAGGCTGCGGGGGAAGCTGTCTTTGAACCGTTAGCCTTGGCACGACAGTTCTGCCAATGGTTCTACCAGCTCTTGAACAGCCAGAACCCCTCTCTGGGCCAGCCACCTCAAGACTGGGGTCCACAACACTTCTGGGAGGATGTGAGGCTGTGCCTTCTCACCAG CATCAATGGGCAGCAGACGGAGGAGTTCCATGGTTCTGAACTGGCCAGTCTGCGCCTGTTAGCCTTGGCCAGGGATGAGAGGCTCCTCCTGAGCCCCAACCTGGAGCCCCATGGCCTCAGGGCTCTGTCCTCCCCCCATGGCCTGGTGCTGGTGGCTGTGGCTGGGACTATCCACAGAGACAGAGCCTGCCTTGGAATCTTTGAGCAGGTCTTTGGTCTCATCCGCTCCCCTCTGGACAAAAACCAATGGAAGATTAAGTTTGTGAACTTGAAGATCAGAGGACAGGACTCTCTGAGTGGGGCTGAGGAGCTAGTGTCTCCTGCTCTGACTTGTGACTCCAGTGAGCTTCAGCTCCTCTGTAGCTGA
- the LOC134016557 gene encoding uncharacterized protein C3orf38 homolog isoform X1: protein MPESLTFEERYGCRTILEMLPRDNILSLHHTVTNTEKGWISTTQAIVDIISHSKNAGELLKRKKVQRDVLFTYLQNEGIALPKSTDKQQLVYLALGHWSKNLYSPPPTTFSTFSSLLTSPVLPTPFIPISTTPSNPAPSYQASVKLESPLVFEQSSPLTKLKDDSSGTDLPAMAQEFCKWFYQLLNGLNPSLGQMALDLNPRHFWEDVKLRIVSKTGSEEYDGAELVSLRLLALARDERLLLSPNLEPHGLRALSSPHGLVLVAVAGTIHRDRACLGIYEQVFGLIRSPLDNNQWKIKFTEVRMQKKDDMSVGDELAPPPLTWDTSELERLCGSP from the exons ATGCCTGAAAGTTTGACTTTTGAGGAGAGATATGGCTGCAGAACGATTCTAGAGATGTTGCCAAGAGACAACATACTATCGCTACATCACACTGTTACTAATACAGAGAAAGGCTGGATTAGTACCACAC AAGCAATTGTCGACATTATTTCACATTCCAAAAATGCTGGGGAGCTATTGAAACGAAAGAAAGTCCAACGTGACGTCCTTTTCACTTACCTTCAAAATGAGGGGATTGCTTTGCCCAAATCCACCGACAAACAACAGTTAGTGTATCTGGCCTTGGGACACTGGTCTAAGAATCTGTACAGTCCACCACCTACG ACATTTTCTACTTTCAGTAGTTTACTGACCAGCCCAGTTTTACCTACACCATTCATTCCCATTTCCACAACACCCTCCAATCCTGCACCTTCCTACCAG GCATCTGTCAAACTAGAGAGTCCACTTGTGTTTGAACAAAGCTCCCCGTTGACAAAGCTGAAGGATGACAGTTCTGGAACTGACCTCCCAGCCATGGCCCAAGAGTTCTGCAAGTGGTTCTACCAGCTTCTGAATGGCTTAAACCCCTCTCTGGGTCAAATGGCTCTTGACTTGAATCCCAGGCACTTCTGGGAGGATGTGAAGCTACGTATCGTTTCCAAAACTGGAAGTGAAGAGTATGATGGAGCTGAGCTTGTCAGTCTGCGCCTGTTAGCCTTGGCCAGGGATGAGAGGCTCCTCCTGAGCCCCAACCTGGAGCCCCATGGCCTCAGGGCTCTGTCCTCCCCCCATGGCCTGGTGCTGGTGGCTGTGGCTGGGACTATCCACAGAGACAGAGCCTGCCTTGGAATTTATGAGCAGGTCTTTGGCCTCATCCGCTCCCCTCTGGACAACAACCAATGGAAGATCAAGTTCACTGAAGTCAGAATGCAAAAGAAGGATGACATGAGTGTAGGAGATGAGCTGGCTCCTCCCCCGTTAACTTGGGACACCAGTGAACTAGAGAGGCTCTGTGGCTCTCCTTGA
- the LOC134016557 gene encoding uncharacterized protein C3orf38 homolog isoform X2 — translation MAQEFCKWFYQLLNGLNPSLGQMALDLNPRHFWEDVKLRIVSKTGSEEYDGAELVSLRLLALARDERLLLSPNLEPHGLRALSSPHGLVLVAVAGTIHRDRACLGIYEQVFGLIRSPLDNNQWKIKFTEVRMQKKDDMSVGDELAPPPLTWDTSELERLCGSP, via the coding sequence ATGGCCCAAGAGTTCTGCAAGTGGTTCTACCAGCTTCTGAATGGCTTAAACCCCTCTCTGGGTCAAATGGCTCTTGACTTGAATCCCAGGCACTTCTGGGAGGATGTGAAGCTACGTATCGTTTCCAAAACTGGAAGTGAAGAGTATGATGGAGCTGAGCTTGTCAGTCTGCGCCTGTTAGCCTTGGCCAGGGATGAGAGGCTCCTCCTGAGCCCCAACCTGGAGCCCCATGGCCTCAGGGCTCTGTCCTCCCCCCATGGCCTGGTGCTGGTGGCTGTGGCTGGGACTATCCACAGAGACAGAGCCTGCCTTGGAATTTATGAGCAGGTCTTTGGCCTCATCCGCTCCCCTCTGGACAACAACCAATGGAAGATCAAGTTCACTGAAGTCAGAATGCAAAAGAAGGATGACATGAGTGTAGGAGATGAGCTGGCTCCTCCCCCGTTAACTTGGGACACCAGTGAACTAGAGAGGCTCTGTGGCTCTCCTTGA